The following are encoded in a window of Chlorocebus sabaeus isolate Y175 chromosome 10, mChlSab1.0.hap1, whole genome shotgun sequence genomic DNA:
- the HSPD1 gene encoding 60 kDa heat shock protein, mitochondrial: MLRLPTVFRQMRPVSRVLAPHLTRAYAKDVKFGADARALMLQGVDLLADAVAVTMGPKGRTVIIEQSWGSPKVTKDGVTVAKSIDLKDKYKNIGAKLVQDVANNTNEEAGDGTTTATVLARSIAKEGFEKISKGANPVEIRRGVMLAVDAVIAELKKQSKPVTTPEEIAQVATISANGDKEIGNIISDAMKKVGRKGVITVKDGKTLNDELEIIEGMKFDRGYISPYFINTSKGQKCEFQDAYVLLSEKKISSVQSIVPALEIANAHRKPLVIIAEDVDGEALSTLVLNRLKVGLQVVAVKAPGFGDNRKNQLKDMAIATGGTVFGEEAMTINVEDIQPHDLGKVGEVIVTKDDAMLLKGKGDKVKIEKRIQEIIEQLDVTTSEYEKEKLNERLAKLSDGVAVLKVGGTSDVEVNEKKDRVTDALNATRAAVEEGIVLGGGCALLRCIPALDSLTPANEDQKIGIEIIKRTLKIPAMTIAKNAGVEGSLIVEKIMQSSSEVGYDAMAGDFVNMVEKGIIDPTKVVRTALLDAAGVASLLTTAEVVVTEIPKEEKDPGMGAMGGMGGGMGGGMF, translated from the exons ATGCTTCGGTTACCCACAGTCTTTCGCCAGATGAGACCGGTGTCCAGAGTACTGGCTCCTCATCTCACTCGGGCTTATGCCAAAGATGTAAAATTTGGTGCAGATGCCCGAGCCTTAATGCTTCAAGGTGTAGACCTTTTAGCCGATGCTGTGGCCGTTACAATGGGGCCAAAG ggaAGAACAGTGATTATTGAGCAGAGCTGGGGAAGTCCCAAAGTAACAAAAGATGGTGTGACTGTTGCAAAGTCAATTGACTTGaaggataaatataaaaacattggAGCTAAACTTGTTCAAGATGTTGCCAATAACACAAATGAAGAGGCTGGGGATGGCACTACCACTGCTACTGTACTGGCACGTTCTATAGCCAAGGAAGGCTTCGAGAAGATTAGCAAAGGTGCTAATCCCGTGGAAATCAGGAGAG gtgtgatgttagctgtTGATGCTGTAATTGCTGAACTTAAAAAGCAGTCTAAACCTGTGACCACCCCTGAAGAAATTGCACAG GTTGCTACGATTTCTGCAAATGGAGACAAAGAAATTGGCAATATCATCTCTGATGCAATGAAAAAGGTTGGAAGAAAGGGTGTCATCACAGTAAAG GATGGAAAAACACTGAATGATGAATTAGAAATTATCGAAGGCATGAAGTTTGATCGAGGCTATATTTCTCCATACTTTATTAATACATCAAAAG GTCAGAAATGTGAATTCCAGGATGCCTATGTTCTGCtgagtgaaaagaaaatttctagtGTCCAGTCCATTGTACCTGCTCTTGAAATTGCCAATGCTCACCGTAAGCCTTTGGTCATAATCGCTGAAGACGTTGATGGAGAAGCTCTAAGTACACTCGTCTTGAATAG GCTAAAGGTTGGTCTTCAGGTTGTGGCAGTCAAGGCTCCAGGGTTTGGTGACAATAGAAAGAACCAGCTTAAAGATATGGCTATTGCTACTGGTGGTAca GTGTTTGGAGAAGAGGCGATGACCATAAATGTTGAAGACATTCAGCCTCATGACTTAGGAAAAGTTGGAGAGGTCATTGTGACCAAAGACGATGCCATGCTCTTAAAAGGAAAAGGTGACAAGGTTAAAATTGAAAAACGTATTCAAGAAATCATTGAGCAGTTAGATGTCACAACTAgtgaatatgaaaaggaaaaactgaatgaACGGCTGGCAAAACTTTCAGATGGAGTAGCTGTGCTGAAG GTTGGTGGGACAAGTGATGTTgaagtgaatgaaaagaaagacagagtTACAGATGCACTTAATGCTACAAGAGCTGCTGTTGAAGAAGGCATTGTTTTGGGAGGGGGTTGTGCCCTGCTTCGATGCATTCCAGCCTTGGACTCATTGACTCCAGCTAATGAAGATCAAAAAATTG gtatagaaattattaaaagaacACTCAAAATTCCAGCAATGACCATTGCTAAGAATGCAGGTGTTGAAGGATCTTTGATAGTTGAGAAAATTATGCAGAGTTCCTCAGAAGTTGGTTATGATGCTATGGCTGGAGATTTTGTGAATAtggtggaaaaaggaattattgacCCAACAAAG gttGTGAGAACTGCTTTATTGGATGCTGCTGGTGTGGCCTCTCTGTTAACTACAGCAGAAGTTGTCGTCACagaaattcctaaagaagagaaGGACCCTGGAATGGGTGCAATGGGTGGAATGGGAGGTGGTATGGGAGGTGGCATGTTCTAA
- the MOB4 gene encoding MOB-like protein phocein isoform X3 yields MAGQAFRKFLPLFDRVLVERSAAETVTKGGIMLPEKSQGKVLQATVVAVGSGSKGKGGEIQPVSVKVGDKVLLPEYGGTKVVLDDKDYFLFRDGDILGKYLD; encoded by the exons ATG GCGGGACAAGCGTTTAGAAAGTTTCTTCCACTCTTTGACCGAGTATTGGTTGAAAGGAGTGCTGCTGAAACTGTAACCAAAGGAGGCATTATGCTTCCAGAAAAATCTCAAGGAAAAGTATTGCAAGCAACAGTAGTCGCTGTTGGATCGGGTTCTAAAGGAAAG GGTGGAGAGATTCAACCGGTTAGCGTGAAAGTTGGAGATAAAGTTCTTCTGCCAGAGTATGGAGGCACCAAAGTAGTTCTAGATGACAAG GATTATTTCCTATTTAGAGATGGTGACATTCTTGGAAAGTACCTAGACTGA